A genomic segment from Gossypium hirsutum isolate 1008001.06 chromosome D04, Gossypium_hirsutum_v2.1, whole genome shotgun sequence encodes:
- the LOC107911559 gene encoding ankyrin repeat-containing protein At2g01680 isoform X2: MESKPLRFLTQQSLFVAVRSGELEAVKQILDKLKKDDEACDGSSTVYDLMAAQSESGATAFYIAAENNFNEVFDYLIKFCDVEIVKIRSKSDMNAFHVAAKLGHLGMVKELLGLWPELCGVCDSTNTSPLYSAAVKGHLEVVNAILNADASCIRIVRKNGKTALHTAVRYGLIDIVKALIDCDQGIVGIKDKKGQTALHMAVKGQCPAVVDELLFANHSILNERDKKGNTALHIATRKSRAQIVSLLLTYRSTDVNAINNQHETAMDLADKLQYGESAFEIKEALTEAGAKHARSVGQVDEAMELKRTVSDIKHEVDSQFIQNEKTNRRVTGIAKELRKLHREAVQNTTNSITVVAVLFASIAFLAIFNLPGQYITLVAWDTTAQKQVVSVVNKLMWAACGCTCGAFLSIAFVVVGKGSSWMAVTITVVGAPILVGTLASMCYFVFRQRFGIFRSDSQRRIKRATGSKSFSWSYSANISDDDDYNSDLEKIYAL, translated from the exons ATGGAATCGAAGCCTTTACGTTTCCTTACTCAACAATCTTTATTTGTAGCCGTTCGATCTGGTGAACTTGAAGCGGTGAAGCAGATATTAGATAAGTTGAAGAAAGATGATGAAGCGTGTGATGGATCATCAACGGTGTATGATCTGATGGCTGCTCAAAGTGAATCAGGGGCTACTGCTTTTTATATTGCAGCTGAGAATAATTTCAATGAGGTTTTTGATTATTTGATCAAATTTTGTGATGTGGAGATTGTTAAGATCAGGTCTAAGTCTGATATGAACGCTTTTCATGTTGCTGCTAAACTTGGACATTTGG GCATGGTGAAGGAACTTTTGGGGTTATGGCCAGAACTTTGTGGGGTATGCGACTCTACGAATACGAGCCCCCTTTATTCTGCAGCTGTTAAAGGTCATTTAGAGGTGGTAAATGCGATATTGAATGCCGATGCCAGTTGCATACGGATAGTGCGTAAAAACGGAAAGACAGCCTTACATACAGCTGTGAGGTATGGCCTTATCGATATCGTAAAAGCTCTTATCGATTGCGATCAAGGAATTGTTGGCATCAAAGATAAGAAAGGCCAAACTGCACTCCATATGGCTGTCAAGGGTCAATGTCCGGCAGTAGTTGACGAATTATTGTTCGCCAATCACTCCATTCTGAACGAACGTGACAAAAAGGGGAATACGGCATTGCACATCGCTACGAGGAAATCTCGCGCGCAG ATTGTGAGCTTGCTGCTAACTTATAGATCTACCGATGTCAACGCCATAAATAATCAACACGAAACCGCGATGGATTTGGCTGATAAACTCCAGTACGGTGAATCCGCGTTCGAAATTAAAGAAGCTCTAACGGAGGCCGGTGCTAAACATGCTAGGTCCGTTGGTCAAGTAGATGAAGCAATGGAACTTAAGAGGACAGTGAGTGATATTAAGCATGAAGTTGACTCGCAGTTTATACAAAACGAAAAAACGAACCGAAGAGTTACGGGAATCGCCAAAGAACTACGGAAACTTCACAGAGAAGCAGTGCAAAACACCACGAATTCCATCACTGTCGTCGCTGTTCTCTTCGCGTCAATAGCTTTCTTAGCAATCTTCAACTTGCCCGGTCAATAC ATCACATTGGTCGCATGGGACACAACGGCACAAAAACAGGTTGTATCGGTAGTTAACAAGTTGATGTGGGCCGCTTGTGGTTGCACATGCGGAGCATTTTTATCGATAGCTTTTGTGGTTGTCGGAAAAGGTAGTTCATGGATGGCTGTTACGATAACCGTCGTTGGAGCACCAATCCTAGTTGGGACACTTGCTAGTATGTGTTACTTTGTTTTCCGGCAAAGGTTCGGGATTTTCCGGAGCGATTCTCAGAGACGAATAAAACGAGCAACCGGGAGTAAGTCTTTTTCATGGTCATATTCTGCAAATATATCAGATGATGATGATTATAATTCTGATCTCGAGAAGATATATGCTTTATAA
- the LOC107911559 gene encoding ankyrin repeat-containing protein At2g01680 isoform X1, which produces MESKPLRFLTQQSLFVAVRSGELEAVKQILDKLKKDDEACDGSSTVYDLMAAQSESGATAFYIAAENNFNEVFDYLIKFCDVEIVKIRSKSDMNAFHVAAKLGHLGMVKELLGLWPELCGVCDSTNTSPLYSAAVKGHLEVVNAILNADASCIRIVRKNGKTALHTAVRYGLIDIVKALIDCDQGIVGIKDKKGQTALHMAVKGQCPAVVDELLFANHSILNERDKKGNTALHIATRKSRAQIVSLLLTYRSTDVNAINNQHETAMDLADKLQYGESAFEIKEALTEAGAKHARSVGQVDEAMELKRTVSDIKHEVDSQFIQNEKTNRRVTGIAKELRKLHREAVQNTTNSITVVAVLFASIAFLAIFNLPGQYVSDDPDSGKANIADNVSFRVFCLLNATSLFISLAVVVVQITLVAWDTTAQKQVVSVVNKLMWAACGCTCGAFLSIAFVVVGKGSSWMAVTITVVGAPILVGTLASMCYFVFRQRFGIFRSDSQRRIKRATGSKSFSWSYSANISDDDDYNSDLEKIYAL; this is translated from the exons ATGGAATCGAAGCCTTTACGTTTCCTTACTCAACAATCTTTATTTGTAGCCGTTCGATCTGGTGAACTTGAAGCGGTGAAGCAGATATTAGATAAGTTGAAGAAAGATGATGAAGCGTGTGATGGATCATCAACGGTGTATGATCTGATGGCTGCTCAAAGTGAATCAGGGGCTACTGCTTTTTATATTGCAGCTGAGAATAATTTCAATGAGGTTTTTGATTATTTGATCAAATTTTGTGATGTGGAGATTGTTAAGATCAGGTCTAAGTCTGATATGAACGCTTTTCATGTTGCTGCTAAACTTGGACATTTGG GCATGGTGAAGGAACTTTTGGGGTTATGGCCAGAACTTTGTGGGGTATGCGACTCTACGAATACGAGCCCCCTTTATTCTGCAGCTGTTAAAGGTCATTTAGAGGTGGTAAATGCGATATTGAATGCCGATGCCAGTTGCATACGGATAGTGCGTAAAAACGGAAAGACAGCCTTACATACAGCTGTGAGGTATGGCCTTATCGATATCGTAAAAGCTCTTATCGATTGCGATCAAGGAATTGTTGGCATCAAAGATAAGAAAGGCCAAACTGCACTCCATATGGCTGTCAAGGGTCAATGTCCGGCAGTAGTTGACGAATTATTGTTCGCCAATCACTCCATTCTGAACGAACGTGACAAAAAGGGGAATACGGCATTGCACATCGCTACGAGGAAATCTCGCGCGCAG ATTGTGAGCTTGCTGCTAACTTATAGATCTACCGATGTCAACGCCATAAATAATCAACACGAAACCGCGATGGATTTGGCTGATAAACTCCAGTACGGTGAATCCGCGTTCGAAATTAAAGAAGCTCTAACGGAGGCCGGTGCTAAACATGCTAGGTCCGTTGGTCAAGTAGATGAAGCAATGGAACTTAAGAGGACAGTGAGTGATATTAAGCATGAAGTTGACTCGCAGTTTATACAAAACGAAAAAACGAACCGAAGAGTTACGGGAATCGCCAAAGAACTACGGAAACTTCACAGAGAAGCAGTGCAAAACACCACGAATTCCATCACTGTCGTCGCTGTTCTCTTCGCGTCAATAGCTTTCTTAGCAATCTTCAACTTGCCCGGTCAATACGTAAGTGATGATCCGGATAGCGGGAAAGCGAATATAGCCGATAACGTCAGTTTTCGGGTTTTTTGCCTCTTGAATGCTACATCCCTCTTCATATCGCTTGCTGTTGTCGTAGTGCAGATCACATTGGTCGCATGGGACACAACGGCACAAAAACAGGTTGTATCGGTAGTTAACAAGTTGATGTGGGCCGCTTGTGGTTGCACATGCGGAGCATTTTTATCGATAGCTTTTGTGGTTGTCGGAAAAGGTAGTTCATGGATGGCTGTTACGATAACCGTCGTTGGAGCACCAATCCTAGTTGGGACACTTGCTAGTATGTGTTACTTTGTTTTCCGGCAAAGGTTCGGGATTTTCCGGAGCGATTCTCAGAGACGAATAAAACGAGCAACCGGGAGTAAGTCTTTTTCATGGTCATATTCTGCAAATATATCAGATGATGATGATTATAATTCTGATCTCGAGAAGATATATGCTTTATAA
- the LOC107911559 gene encoding ankyrin repeat-containing protein At2g01680 isoform X3, with amino-acid sequence MVHLSWYIKTRDNRSEHKSYASNSELKSGMVKELLGLWPELCGVCDSTNTSPLYSAAVKGHLEVVNAILNADASCIRIVRKNGKTALHTAVRYGLIDIVKALIDCDQGIVGIKDKKGQTALHMAVKGQCPAVVDELLFANHSILNERDKKGNTALHIATRKSRAQIVSLLLTYRSTDVNAINNQHETAMDLADKLQYGESAFEIKEALTEAGAKHARSVGQVDEAMELKRTVSDIKHEVDSQFIQNEKTNRRVTGIAKELRKLHREAVQNTTNSITVVAVLFASIAFLAIFNLPGQYVSDDPDSGKANIADNVSFRVFCLLNATSLFISLAVVVVQITLVAWDTTAQKQVVSVVNKLMWAACGCTCGAFLSIAFVVVGKGSSWMAVTITVVGAPILVGTLASMCYFVFRQRFGIFRSDSQRRIKRATGSKSFSWSYSANISDDDDYNSDLEKIYAL; translated from the exons ATGGTACATCTTTCTTGGTATATCAAGACTCGAGATAATCGATCGGAACATAAGTCTTATGCGAGCAACTCTGAGCTAAAATCGG GCATGGTGAAGGAACTTTTGGGGTTATGGCCAGAACTTTGTGGGGTATGCGACTCTACGAATACGAGCCCCCTTTATTCTGCAGCTGTTAAAGGTCATTTAGAGGTGGTAAATGCGATATTGAATGCCGATGCCAGTTGCATACGGATAGTGCGTAAAAACGGAAAGACAGCCTTACATACAGCTGTGAGGTATGGCCTTATCGATATCGTAAAAGCTCTTATCGATTGCGATCAAGGAATTGTTGGCATCAAAGATAAGAAAGGCCAAACTGCACTCCATATGGCTGTCAAGGGTCAATGTCCGGCAGTAGTTGACGAATTATTGTTCGCCAATCACTCCATTCTGAACGAACGTGACAAAAAGGGGAATACGGCATTGCACATCGCTACGAGGAAATCTCGCGCGCAG ATTGTGAGCTTGCTGCTAACTTATAGATCTACCGATGTCAACGCCATAAATAATCAACACGAAACCGCGATGGATTTGGCTGATAAACTCCAGTACGGTGAATCCGCGTTCGAAATTAAAGAAGCTCTAACGGAGGCCGGTGCTAAACATGCTAGGTCCGTTGGTCAAGTAGATGAAGCAATGGAACTTAAGAGGACAGTGAGTGATATTAAGCATGAAGTTGACTCGCAGTTTATACAAAACGAAAAAACGAACCGAAGAGTTACGGGAATCGCCAAAGAACTACGGAAACTTCACAGAGAAGCAGTGCAAAACACCACGAATTCCATCACTGTCGTCGCTGTTCTCTTCGCGTCAATAGCTTTCTTAGCAATCTTCAACTTGCCCGGTCAATACGTAAGTGATGATCCGGATAGCGGGAAAGCGAATATAGCCGATAACGTCAGTTTTCGGGTTTTTTGCCTCTTGAATGCTACATCCCTCTTCATATCGCTTGCTGTTGTCGTAGTGCAGATCACATTGGTCGCATGGGACACAACGGCACAAAAACAGGTTGTATCGGTAGTTAACAAGTTGATGTGGGCCGCTTGTGGTTGCACATGCGGAGCATTTTTATCGATAGCTTTTGTGGTTGTCGGAAAAGGTAGTTCATGGATGGCTGTTACGATAACCGTCGTTGGAGCACCAATCCTAGTTGGGACACTTGCTAGTATGTGTTACTTTGTTTTCCGGCAAAGGTTCGGGATTTTCCGGAGCGATTCTCAGAGACGAATAAAACGAGCAACCGGGAGTAAGTCTTTTTCATGGTCATATTCTGCAAATATATCAGATGATGATGATTATAATTCTGATCTCGAGAAGATATATGCTTTATAA
- the LOC121216002 gene encoding protein VAC14 homolog produces MADAHSVVPASVLRNLSDKLYEKRKNAALEVEGIVKQLAALGDHEKISAVISLLTTEYTYSPQANHRKGGLIGLAAATVGLTSEASQHLEQIVPPVLNSFSDQDSRVRYYACEALYNIAKVVRGDFIMFFNQIFDALCKLSADSAANVQSAAHLLDRLVKDIVTESDQFSIEEFIPLLRERMNVLNPYVRQFLVGWITVLDSVPDIDMLGFLPDFLDGLFNMLSDSSHEIRQQADSALSEFLQEIKNSPSVDYGRMAEILVQRAASPDEFTRLTAMTWINEFVKLGGDQLVPYYADILGAILPCMSDKEEKIRGFARETNEELRSVKGEPEEAFNVGAILSIARRQLDSEWEATRIEALHWISTLLDRHRSEVLCFLNDIFDTLLKALADSSDEVVLLVLDIHACIAQDPQHFSQLVVFLVQNFRIDHSLLERRGALIIRRLCDLLDAERVYRELSSILEGEADLEFASIMVQALNLILLTSSELSEIRKLLKQSLANAAGKDLFVALYASWSHSPMAIISLCLLAQMYPHASAVIQSLVEEDINVKFLVQLDKLIRLLETPIFAYLRLQLLEPGRYVWLLKALYGLLMLLPQQSAAFKILQTRLKTVPSYSFNGDQLKHALSGNPYFHHGAPQISEDGNKNLNNGNVQNDINFTSWLEQFEQIQRQHHLLAKSQAQSRNNSLLKDGPKAEEPLQLPTSNTNRAVSRSSKRGPG; encoded by the exons ATGGCTGACGCTCACTCTGTGGTTCCCGCCTCCGTTCTCCGTAATCTCTCCGACAAGCTTTACGAGAAGCGGAAGAATGCCGCACTtgag GTTGAAGGAATTGTGAAACAGCTAGCGGCTTTAGGAGATCACGAGAAGATATCGGCGGTGATCAGTTTGTTGACCACTGAGTATACGTACTCGCCACAAGCTAATCACCGTAAG GGAGGATTGATAGGTTTAGCTGCTGCTACTGTTGGGTTGACTTCTGAAGCCTCTCAACATCTTGAA CAAATTGTGCCGCCAGTGCTTAATTCTTTTTCTGACCAAGATAGCAGAGTTCGTTATTATGCTTGTGAAGCTCTATATAACATTGCAAAG GTTGTCCGAGGAGATTTTATCATGTTCTTTAATCAGATATTTGATGCTTTATGCAAGCTGTCAGCTGATTCTGCAGCCAATGTGCAGAGTGCTGCTCACCTTTTAGATAGGCTAGTGAAG GACATTGTTACAGAAAGTGATCAGTTCAG TATTGAAGAATTTATACCATTGTTGAGGGAACGCATGAATGTCTTGAATCCCTATGTCCGTCAATTTTTGGTTGGATGGATAACTGTACTGGACAGTGTTCCAGATATTGACATGTTGGGTTTCCTACCTGATTTTCTTGATG GTTTGTTTAATATGTTAAGTGATTCCAGTCATGAAATACGGCAACAAGCTGATTCAGCACTTTCTGAGTTTCTCCAAGAGATCAAGAATTCCCCA TCTGTAGATTATGGTCGCATGGCTGAAATACTAGTGCAAAGGGCTGCTTCTCCTGATGAATTCACTCGGTTAACAGCTATGACTTGG ataaATGAGTTTGTAAAACTTGGTGGAGACCAGCTTGTTCCTTACTATGCTGACATACTCGGAGCCATTCTCCCCTGCATGTCTGATAAAGAAGAGAAAATTAGAGGG TTTGCTCGTGAAACCAATGAGGAGCTTCGTTCAGTCAAGGGTGAACCAGAAGAAGCCTTTAATGTGGGAGCCATTCTCTCCATTGCAAGGAG GCAACTGGATAGTGAGTGGGAAGCCACGAGAATTGAAGCGTTACACTGGATATCAACCCTTTTAGACAGACATCGTTCTGAG GTCTTGTGTTTTCTAAATGACATATTTGACACCCTTTTGAAAGCTCTAGCTGACTCTTCTGATGAG GTGGTGCTCCTAGTTCTTGACATTCATGCATGCATAGCACAAGATCCCCAACATTTCAGCCAGCTTGTTGTTTTTCTAGTGCAAAATTTCCGGATCGATCATTCTCTCCTGGAGAG GCGTGGAGCTTTGATAATCCGTAGACTTTGTGATCTCTTGGATGCTGAAAGGGTTTACCGTGAGCTATCCTCCATACTAGAGGGAGAAGCAGACCTAGAATTTGCCTCCATTATGGTTCAG GCATTGAATTTAATTCTACTCACTTCTTCTGAGCTATCTGAGATTCGGAAACTTTTGAAACAGTCACTGGCTAATGCTGCTGGAAAAGATTTATTTGTTGCTTTGTATGCTTCATGGAGCCATTCACCAATGGCAATTATAAGTCTCTGTTTATTAGCTCAG ATGTATCCGCATGCGAGTGCAGTGATTCAGTCCCTGGTTGAGGAAGATATTAACGTCAAATTCTTGGTTCAGCTTGATAAATTGATTCGTTTGCTTGAAACCCCGATCTTTGCTTATCTAAGATTGCAG CTTCTTGAACCCGGAAGATATGTATGGTTGCTGAAAGCATTGTATGGTCTTTTGATGCTACTTCCTCAG CAAAGTGCCGCATTCAAGATACTGCAAACTCGTTTAAAAACCGTCCCATCATACTCCTTCAATGGTGATCAACTCAAGCATGCATTATCAGGCAACCCATACTTCCATCACGGTGCACCCCAAATTTCTGAGGATGGTAACAAAAACCTCAATAATGGGAATGTACAGAACGACATTAATTTTACTTCGTGGCTGGAACAGTTTGAGCAAATTCAACGACAACACCACTTGCTTGCGAAATCACAAGCACAATCTCGAAACAACTCATTATTGAAG GATGGGCCAAAAGCTGAAGAACCCCTGCAGCTCCCAACATCGAACACAAACCGGGCTGTTTCAAGATCATCTAAGAGAGGCCCGGGTTAG
- the LOC107911562 gene encoding uncharacterized protein isoform X1, whose translation MARRLCSRLFFFRIPKPCWPPRPPPFSRTQLVCRSESPLNPLLSSSTSHLNGGFYPNFQVLRSYAREGRKHYDLFGSKTPGNEDFRKAWQQEMDEDETLWTGSEDESDPENDETDSKTDRNRLEREIRKARQQAKDHSELIDADDSDELRSVWSGSDEEKTLWTGSECDDDDDIPTEPYPNESSDKYIDKLFEFEEKPKYRTISELLKSEKEPEELSPGKKARKLAVENALKKLKKGPDGRYTNVWEVMSDIDILIGAFENIVSGPEYEELRQGGPKKLNMEFFKDIQARMRDPNYKFSPELKLKPKSKLVPKKKWQKAQSRRRKAQKR comes from the exons ATGGCTCGCAGGCTTTGTTCCCGCCTCTTTTTCTTCAGAATTCCGAAACCCTGCTGGCCGCCACGACCGCCACCTTTTTCAAG aaccCAATTGGTTTGCAGGTCAGAATCTCCTTTAAATCCATTGCTAAGCTCTTCAACAAGTCATCTTAATGGcgggttttacccgaattttcaAG TATTGCGATCATATGCTCGAGAAGGGCGTAAACATTACGATCTCTTTGGGAGCAAAACACCCGGCAATGAAGATTTCAGGAAGGCTTGGCAACAAGAGATGGATGAGGATGAGACCCTATGGACTGGCAGTGAAGATGAAAGTGATCCTGAAAACGACGAAACAGATTCTAAAACCGATCGAAACCGTCTGGAAAGAGAGATACGGAAAGCCAGACAGCAAGCTAAAGATCATTCCGAGCTAATCGATGCCGATGACAGTGACGAGTTAAGAAGCGTATGGTCTGGGAGTGACGAGGAAAAGACATTATGGACTGGCAGTGAATGTGATGATGACGACGATATTCCTACTGAACCTTATCCTAACGAATCCAGCGATAAGTACATTGATAAACTTTTCGAGTTCGAGGAAAAACCAAAGTACAGAACCATCTCAGAGCTACTGAAATCCGAAAAAGAACCTGAGGAGCTATCACCGGGCAAGAAAGCAAGGAAACTAGCAGTTGAGAACGCCTTGAAGAAACTCAAGAAAGGACCTGACGGGCGTTATACGAATGTTTGGGAAGTGATGAGCGACATCGACATTTTAATAGGAGCATTCGAGAACATTGTTTCGGGACCGGAATATGAGGAGCTTCGACAAGGAGGACCTAAGAAATTGAATATGGAGTTTTTCAAGGATATTCAAGCACGAATGAGGGATCCAAATTATAAGTTCTCGCCGGAGTTGAAGTTGAAACCAAAGAGCAAGTTGGTTCCCAAGAAGAAATGGCAGAAGGCTCAATCTAGGCGAAGGAAAGCTCAAAAGCGTTAG
- the LOC107911562 gene encoding uncharacterized protein isoform X2, with translation MARRLCSRLFFFRIPKPCWPPRPPPFSRSESPLNPLLSSSTSHLNGGFYPNFQVLRSYAREGRKHYDLFGSKTPGNEDFRKAWQQEMDEDETLWTGSEDESDPENDETDSKTDRNRLEREIRKARQQAKDHSELIDADDSDELRSVWSGSDEEKTLWTGSECDDDDDIPTEPYPNESSDKYIDKLFEFEEKPKYRTISELLKSEKEPEELSPGKKARKLAVENALKKLKKGPDGRYTNVWEVMSDIDILIGAFENIVSGPEYEELRQGGPKKLNMEFFKDIQARMRDPNYKFSPELKLKPKSKLVPKKKWQKAQSRRRKAQKR, from the exons ATGGCTCGCAGGCTTTGTTCCCGCCTCTTTTTCTTCAGAATTCCGAAACCCTGCTGGCCGCCACGACCGCCACCTTTTTCAAG GTCAGAATCTCCTTTAAATCCATTGCTAAGCTCTTCAACAAGTCATCTTAATGGcgggttttacccgaattttcaAG TATTGCGATCATATGCTCGAGAAGGGCGTAAACATTACGATCTCTTTGGGAGCAAAACACCCGGCAATGAAGATTTCAGGAAGGCTTGGCAACAAGAGATGGATGAGGATGAGACCCTATGGACTGGCAGTGAAGATGAAAGTGATCCTGAAAACGACGAAACAGATTCTAAAACCGATCGAAACCGTCTGGAAAGAGAGATACGGAAAGCCAGACAGCAAGCTAAAGATCATTCCGAGCTAATCGATGCCGATGACAGTGACGAGTTAAGAAGCGTATGGTCTGGGAGTGACGAGGAAAAGACATTATGGACTGGCAGTGAATGTGATGATGACGACGATATTCCTACTGAACCTTATCCTAACGAATCCAGCGATAAGTACATTGATAAACTTTTCGAGTTCGAGGAAAAACCAAAGTACAGAACCATCTCAGAGCTACTGAAATCCGAAAAAGAACCTGAGGAGCTATCACCGGGCAAGAAAGCAAGGAAACTAGCAGTTGAGAACGCCTTGAAGAAACTCAAGAAAGGACCTGACGGGCGTTATACGAATGTTTGGGAAGTGATGAGCGACATCGACATTTTAATAGGAGCATTCGAGAACATTGTTTCGGGACCGGAATATGAGGAGCTTCGACAAGGAGGACCTAAGAAATTGAATATGGAGTTTTTCAAGGATATTCAAGCACGAATGAGGGATCCAAATTATAAGTTCTCGCCGGAGTTGAAGTTGAAACCAAAGAGCAAGTTGGTTCCCAAGAAGAAATGGCAGAAGGCTCAATCTAGGCGAAGGAAAGCTCAAAAGCGTTAG
- the LOC107911563 gene encoding cleavage and polyadenylation specificity factor subunit 3-II, whose protein sequence is MAIDCLVLGAGQEVGKSCMVVSINGKRIMFDCGMHMGYTDSRRYPDFSLISKTGDFDNALTCVIVTHFHLDHIGALPYFTEVCGYKGPIYMTYPTKALAPLMLEDYRKNMDRRGEDEQFTSDHIAECMKKVIPVNLKQTVQVDKDLQIRAYYAGHVIGAAMFYAKVGDAAMVYTGDYNMTPDRHLGAAQIDRLQLDLLITESTYATTIRDSRYGREREFLKAVHNCVAAGGKVLIPTFALGRAQELCILLEDYWERMNLKVPIYFSAGLTIQANMYYKMLINWTSQKIKETYATHNAFDFKNVRNFDRSLINAPGPCVLFATPGMIVGGFSLEVFMQWAPSENNLVTLPGYCVAGTIGHKLMSGKPTKIDLDKDTQINVRCQIHQLSFSPHTDAKGIMDLVKFLSPKHAILVHGEKPKMATLKERIQSELGIQCYCPANNETVTIPSTHYVKADASGTFIRSCLNPNFKFSTCSSTDKSYLDSNKSKAVSRLSVSDDRATEGILVVEKGKKAKVIHQDEFLHMLGEKKHEIQFAYCFPMHMARTEDLSSTSHMLCSFDKCTLISRLSMILSDELSEGNILDLGEELQVESFRVSVCSSDNCPHRLSSSLQNGSESVFFCCHWSVADEKLAWKIISIMKNSTL, encoded by the exons ATGGCGATCGATTGTCTCGTCCTTG gGGCAGGCCAAGAAGTTGGGAAAAGCTGCATGGTGGTCTCGATAAATGGCAAGCGAATCATGTTCGACTGCGGGATGCATATGGGATACACTGATTCTCGCCGATACCCAGATTTCTCTCTCATTTCTAAGACTGGAGATTTCGATAATGCTCTCACTTGTGTCATTGTTACTCACTT TCATTTGGATCATATTGGAGCACTTCCTTATTTCACTGAAGTTTGCGGTTATAAGGGTCCAATTTACATGACT TATCCGACAAAAGCATTGGCCCCTTTGATGTTGGAGGACTACAGAAAGAATATGGACCGAAGGGGCGAGGACGAACAGTTTACTTCTGATCATATTGCAGAATGCATGAAAAAGG TTATACCAGTGAATTTGAAGCAGACCGTGCAGGTTGATAAAGATCTTCAAATCCGTGCCTACTATGCAGGACAT GTTATTGGGGCAGCAATGTTTTATGCGAAGGTGGGAGATGCTGCTATGGTGTACACAGGAGATTATAATATGACGCCAGATAGACATCTTGGGGCAGCTCAGATTGATAGACTACAGTTGGATCTTCTCATAACAGA GTCTACTTATGCAACAACCATACGTGATTCAAGATATGGGCGAGAAAGGGAGTTCCTTAAAGCT GTTCATAATTGTGTTGCTGCTGGAGGAAAAGTGCTTATTCCTACTTTTGCTCTAGGAAGAGCTCAG gaactttGTATATTGTTGGAAGATTACTGGGAACGGATGAATCTAAAAGTTCCTATCTACTTCTCAGCAG GTTTGACAATCCAAGCcaatatgtattataaaatgCTTATTAACTGGACGAGCCAGAAGATCAAGGAGACATACGCCACACATAAtgcatttgattttaaaaatg TTCGGAATTTTGACCGTTCTTTGATAAATGCTCCTGGACCTTGTGTTCTCTTTGCTACACCTGGTATGATTGTTGGTGGCTTTTCACTCGAGGTTTTTATGCAGTGGGCGCCTTCGGAAAACAATCTCGTGACATTGCCTGG GTATTGTGTGGCCGGAACCATAGGCCATAAGTTAATGTCTGGTAAACCGACCAAAATTGATTTGGACAAGGACACTCAAATCAATGTGCGATGCCAG ATTCATCAGCTATCTTTCAGTCCTCATACCGACGCCAAGGGTATTATGGATCTTGTCAAATTTCTCTCACCCAAACATGCTATACTTGTACATGGTGAGAAGCCGAAAATGGCCACTCTTAAAGAAAGGATTCAGTCTGAACTTGGGATCCAGTGTTATTGTCCCGCAAACAATGAAACAGTCACCATTCCTTCGACACACTATGTGAAAGCAGATGCTTCAGGTACCTTTATCCGAAGTTGCTTGAACCCAAACTTCAAGTTCTCAACATGTAGTTCAACCGATAAATCTTATTTGGATTCAAACAAATCAAAGGCCGTTTCAAGGCTTTCTGTAAGTGATGATAGAGCTACAGAAGGTATCTTAGTAGTCGAAAAAGGCAAAAAGGCAAAAGTTATACACCAAGATGAATTTCTACATATGTTGGGAGAAAAAAAGCATGAGATTCAGTTTGCTTATTGTTTCCCGATGCATATGGCCCGAACCGAAGACCTCTCTTCCACTTCCCATATGCTCTGCAGTTTTGACAAATGCACTTTGATTAGTCGATTATCAATGATACTATCAGATGAACTTTCCGAAGGTAACATACTGGATTTAGGGGAAGAACTTCAAGTAGAATCATTCCGTGTATCCGTTTGTTCGTCAGATAATTGTCCTCATAGATTATCTAGTAGTCTTCAGAATGGTTCGGAATCAGTGTTCTTTTGTTGTCATTGGTCAGTGGCTGATGAAAAACTTGCATGGAAAATCATTTCAATCATGAAAAATTCTACTTTATAA